From Acetobacter oryzoeni:
CGAAAGAGGATGGCAGGGAGAAGAGGGTGATGACGGAGCCGCTGATCAATGCGGCCGAATGCAATCGCCGTCTGGGTGAGGTTTTTATTCAGGTGTCCAGCTGAATGTTTGAGTGTTTCCGATCCAAACATACTCAGACACAGCGGTTTGCATCATCATAAACCTCATTGGCGTCCCTGCGGCCAAGAGCGATGACTAATACAATGAGTTTTACCATCGTCCATCTGGTGCACCAGACGATACCCAGATGGGCGAAGCCTGATTTTGTAACAGCTCCGTAAGTCACCGGATAATTCGGCTGACAAAACATGTGGTTTGTCCAGTCTCTTGGCCAGCGCCTTCTTGAACAGGGTCTTGATGCTTCCATCAAGATTATCCCACTCCCGTTTGGCGCGTGGGTCGAAATACAGCGCGTATCGACTCACAGATCATCCAGCGAGACGGGAATAGAAGGTTCGGGAGAGGCAAGACGTTCACGTACAACCGCCAGCAGTTGCTGATCATCTTCTGAGATAACTGTACGCCGAACGGGAAGCTTGCCTGTTTTCACAACATATTCAAACGTCTGGCGGATAAGATCTGACGGTGTCACGCCAAGTTCAGAGAGCCGCTCGTAAGCAGCTTTTTTTAGGCTATCATCAATACGCAGGTTAATTGAAGCCATGATGTGTCCTCCACCAAACACAGCCAATATGTATGCCTTTACAAACGTAAAGGCAAGCAAGTATAGTCATCTCTGGCAGTGTATGAATTTTCTCTTATAAGCTTCCTTACCGATAAAAAATTTTTCAGTTGGCCACATCATTCAAGATCAAAAATTTATTGTATATTAGGAATGGTATTAGATAATATTTGAATATACTAAAAAAGAACGTCATTAAACTGCATCTTTTCTAACAAATATCTGTTTTTGGGCTGTCGTTTTGATCGTGTTGTCCATTTTGACAATTACTTGTTGTGCAGTAATCAGATGAGTGCATTCAAATTGATGTGACGTGTTGGCATTATGCGGACACTACAGAAAATCGTAATTTTTACACATAATTATGTTAATTTATTATTATCAATATAAACTTTTATGTTGCACTAACAATTTGTCTCGCATAGGAATTGTTGCGGAATATGAACTAGGCAAGTACGGATATTTAATCTTGCTGAAATTAAGATTAACGTAGGAAACTCCTCTGTATTTTCAGGGGTTTACATTTGTATGAATACATCTAACATTATAAAATTGGATATACCTATGTTATTACGATAGTCTAGACTCTAGGGTGAGTCCACAGTTAATTCCGATGACAACGGAGACGAGTTGCACTGCTGTACAGAAGATTGATTTTCAGCTTGTCATAGCGTGTTGCAATGCCTCTGGACTGCTTCAGTCTGGCAAAAAATCATTCGATGATATTTCGTTTTTATAATATTATTTTAACTGCTGCGATTGATATGAAGATAATAGAAGGTAAATTTGGAGAATAATGGTCTGCGGTGTCTGAGGAAAGTTTATGCTAGGGTCTTTTACTGCGTTGTACGGAAGATGTAGTTTCTTTTGGTCCTCCCTTGACCGCCTCAGAGCAGGAATTTCTGAGTATGATTGGCGCTTTCCGTAAAGTGCGTGAAACTGTTTGTGGACAAGCTGTTTTTTGTTCAATTGATTTTGCAAAGGAGTTGTTATGCCCCTTCTTCACTTCCATCTCGTTAAAGGTCGCAGTTCAGAAGAAATTCGCACATTGTTAGATGCTGCGCATGGAGCCATGCTGGCAGCTTTTAAGGTGCCGGAACGTGATCGGTACCAGATTGTTTCTGAACACAATTCCGATCATATGGTTATTG
This genomic window contains:
- a CDS encoding type II toxin-antitoxin system RelE family toxin → MSRYALYFDPRAKREWDNLDGSIKTLFKKALAKRLDKPHVLSAELSGDLRSCYKIRLRPSGYRLVHQMDDGKTHCISHRSWPQGRQ
- a CDS encoding type II toxin-antitoxin system RelB/DinJ family antitoxin, which gives rise to MASINLRIDDSLKKAAYERLSELGVTPSDLIRQTFEYVVKTGKLPVRRTVISEDDQQLLAVVRERLASPEPSIPVSLDDL